In one window of Candidatus Eisenbacteria bacterium DNA:
- a CDS encoding M20/M25/M40 family metallo-hydrolase — protein sequence MLRSARGFSVRSCTRVSVVLLAMTLGATATRAHEADDSTPVTRAALPPPTIGPGLDPAVPVPARRAGLLIAADAIRGHIEILADDRFEGRETGTPGYQLAARYVAAQFRALGLEPADSSGYLQPIAFRRYSTVPSGCRLSITRAGREVTFRYREHWLASADPLREKWSVEAPMVFAGHGITAPEFGYDDYANLDVTGKIVVLLSGAPKSFPADPRAHYSSGLVRDRNAAAHGAVGIVSVRTPADELRSPWERSVRQADFSSMKWLDSGGAPTEVYPQLEFMARLSNAGGELLFEGARRTLAQVYAASDSGRAQGFPLAGTLNGRRVSALSSAASSNVVGVLPGSDPRLRGEYVVVSAHLDHLGIGAPVAGDSIHNGAYDNASGVAVMLEIARALRAGNARPKRSLVFVALTGEEKGLQGSDYFAKHPSVGEGHLVANLNLDMALFLAPLRSVVVFGGEHSSLGPVYERAARAADLEVSPDPAPEQVVFVRSDQYSFVKQGIPAAFPTAGSDGTDEGLERVREWRRTRYHSPQDDLNQNFDWPSAVRFARMNLFALWEVANAPAAPRWNAGDFFGDRFGTRK from the coding sequence ATGCTTCGATCCGCGCGAGGGTTCTCGGTTCGCAGTTGCACCCGAGTGAGTGTCGTGTTGCTCGCGATGACGCTCGGGGCGACGGCGACGCGCGCGCACGAGGCCGATGACTCGACCCCGGTCACGCGCGCCGCGCTGCCCCCGCCGACCATCGGGCCGGGACTCGATCCGGCGGTCCCGGTGCCGGCGCGTCGGGCCGGCCTGCTGATTGCAGCCGACGCGATCCGCGGCCACATCGAGATTCTCGCCGACGATCGCTTCGAAGGGCGCGAGACCGGCACACCGGGTTACCAGCTCGCCGCGCGCTACGTGGCCGCTCAGTTCCGGGCGCTGGGGCTCGAGCCCGCCGATTCCTCCGGGTATCTGCAGCCGATCGCATTCCGGCGCTACTCGACCGTCCCGTCGGGCTGTCGACTCTCGATCACCCGAGCCGGGCGCGAGGTCACGTTTCGATACCGCGAGCACTGGCTCGCAAGCGCCGATCCGTTGCGAGAGAAGTGGAGCGTCGAGGCTCCGATGGTGTTCGCGGGTCACGGCATCACCGCGCCCGAGTTCGGCTACGACGACTACGCAAACCTCGACGTGACCGGCAAGATCGTGGTGCTGCTCTCGGGTGCGCCGAAGAGCTTTCCGGCCGATCCGCGCGCCCACTACTCGAGCGGACTGGTGCGCGACCGCAATGCCGCCGCGCACGGCGCGGTCGGCATCGTGTCGGTGCGCACCCCGGCCGATGAGCTGCGCTCCCCATGGGAACGCAGCGTGAGGCAGGCCGACTTTTCGAGCATGAAGTGGCTCGACTCGGGTGGCGCGCCGACCGAGGTGTACCCGCAGCTCGAGTTCATGGCGCGGCTCAGCAACGCGGGTGGCGAACTGTTGTTCGAGGGCGCTCGGCGCACCCTCGCACAGGTCTACGCCGCCTCCGATTCGGGGCGTGCGCAGGGCTTTCCGCTCGCCGGCACGCTCAACGGGCGACGCGTCAGCGCGCTGTCGAGCGCCGCGAGTTCGAACGTGGTGGGTGTGCTTCCGGGCAGCGATCCCAGATTGCGAGGCGAGTACGTGGTGGTCTCGGCGCACCTCGATCACCTCGGGATCGGCGCGCCGGTCGCCGGCGACTCGATCCACAATGGCGCGTACGACAATGCATCGGGCGTCGCCGTCATGCTCGAGATCGCACGCGCCTTGCGCGCCGGGAATGCGCGACCCAAACGCTCGCTGGTGTTCGTGGCGCTCACCGGCGAAGAGAAAGGGCTGCAGGGTTCCGACTACTTCGCGAAGCATCCGAGTGTTGGCGAAGGCCACCTGGTGGCGAACCTCAACCTCGACATGGCGCTGTTCCTGGCACCCTTGCGCAGCGTGGTGGTATTTGGCGGTGAACACTCGTCACTCGGCCCGGTCTACGAGCGCGCGGCGCGCGCGGCCGATCTCGAGGTCTCACCCGACCCGGCGCCCGAGCAGGTGGTGTTCGTGCGCAGCGACCAGTACTCGTTCGTGAAGCAGGGCATCCCCGCCGCCTTCCCCACTGCGGGCTCCGACGGCACCGATGAGGGACTCGAACGAGTGCGCGAGTGGCGTCGCACCCGCTACCACTCGCCACAGGACGATCTGAATCAGAACTTCGACTGGCCCTCG
- a CDS encoding response regulator: protein MNEDTRRQILWADDEIDLLRPHIKFLEQKGFAVTAVPNGEDALAALERQRYDVVLLDEMMPGLGGLGTLDAIKSRNHTLPVILITKSEEETLMDEAIGKRITDYLIKPVNPSQVFLACKRVFESDRLQDSQRARDYVGEMQRWQAIDTRRLDWAGWVDLTVESARWDVLFDGINEEGLKQAHADFRRPLNLEFSRFIEDQYPRWVKDAAERPRMSHDVVRHAVVPHLKSGKRVVFVVIDCMRLDQWFTLEPLLEELFEIQHDYYCGILPTATPYARNAIFGGLLPIDLQRHHPDLWQENSKDERTKNRFERQLLEHQLERLKATPEKGLKYLKIYEADEAQAVKRQIQTFSNLSLVAMVFNFLDILAHGRSESEILQELAPDEAAFRAVMRAWFTHSPLYDILRALSKQDVTVVITTDHGSVLCKRAALVYGNRDTSTNLRYKFGVNLNCDTKQAINARKPSDFALPDDGVNKNYVLCREDYYFVYPTRFHEFERQYRGSFQHGGVSIEEMVLPLMTLTPRGR from the coding sequence ATGAACGAAGACACCCGGCGACAGATCCTGTGGGCCGACGACGAGATCGACCTGTTGAGGCCGCACATCAAGTTCCTCGAGCAGAAGGGATTCGCGGTCACCGCGGTTCCGAATGGCGAGGACGCGCTTGCCGCACTCGAGCGCCAGCGCTACGACGTGGTGCTGCTCGACGAGATGATGCCGGGGCTCGGCGGGCTCGGCACGCTCGACGCGATCAAGTCGCGCAACCACACGCTGCCGGTGATCCTCATCACCAAGAGCGAGGAAGAGACGCTCATGGACGAGGCGATCGGCAAGCGCATCACCGACTACCTCATCAAACCCGTCAATCCCTCGCAAGTGTTCCTCGCCTGCAAGCGGGTGTTCGAGTCGGACCGGCTGCAGGATTCTCAGCGGGCACGCGACTACGTGGGCGAGATGCAGCGCTGGCAGGCCATCGACACGCGGCGCCTCGACTGGGCGGGGTGGGTCGATCTCACCGTCGAGTCCGCGCGCTGGGACGTGCTGTTCGACGGCATCAACGAAGAAGGACTCAAGCAGGCCCACGCGGACTTTCGACGCCCGCTCAACCTCGAATTCTCGCGCTTCATCGAAGATCAGTACCCGCGCTGGGTCAAGGACGCTGCGGAACGGCCGCGCATGTCACACGACGTGGTGCGTCACGCGGTGGTTCCGCACCTCAAGAGCGGCAAGCGCGTGGTGTTCGTGGTGATCGACTGCATGCGGCTCGATCAGTGGTTCACGCTCGAGCCGTTGCTCGAGGAGCTGTTCGAGATCCAGCACGACTACTACTGCGGAATCCTGCCGACCGCGACCCCGTACGCGCGCAACGCGATCTTCGGTGGACTTCTGCCGATCGACCTGCAGCGCCACCACCCCGATCTGTGGCAGGAGAACAGCAAGGACGAGCGCACCAAGAACCGCTTCGAACGTCAGCTGCTCGAGCACCAGCTGGAGCGGCTCAAGGCGACGCCCGAGAAGGGCCTCAAGTACCTGAAGATCTACGAGGCCGATGAGGCGCAGGCGGTGAAGCGCCAGATCCAGACGTTCTCGAACCTGTCGCTGGTCGCGATGGTGTTCAACTTCCTCGACATTCTGGCGCACGGCCGCAGTGAGAGCGAGATTCTTCAGGAGCTGGCCCCCGACGAGGCCGCGTTCCGTGCCGTGATGCGGGCGTGGTTCACGCACAGCCCGCTCTACGACATCCTGCGGGCGCTCTCGAAGCAGGACGTGACGGTCGTCATCACCACCGACCACGGTTCGGTGCTGTGCAAGCGCGCCGCGCTGGTGTATGGCAACCGCGACACCTCGACGAACCTGCGCTACAAGTTCGGGGTCAATCTGAACTGCGACACGAAGCAGGCGATCAACGCGCGCAAGCCTTCCGATTTCGCGCTGCCGGATGACGGAGTGAACAAGAACTACGTGCTGTGCCGGGAGGACTACTACTTCGTCTACCCGACGCGCTTCCACGAGTTCGAGCGTCAGTACCGCGGCTCGTTTCAGCACGGCGGCGTTTCGATCGAAGAGATGGTGCTGCCGTTGATGACGCTGACGCCACGCGGGCGTTAG
- a CDS encoding glycosyl transferase: protein MPAGRPAPLGTLLSNGRLRSLLTRRGTGSTARGEVALTRWVPDALEDLHGVAIHLRDLDRGRHWVVSGCGVPDDDEARDAFESPGSLTLTHSADGLDTHQTCWVDRDRDAELRTLVIRNSSEAQRSLELTTCIEVVLQSATADASHPVYSKLFVQTEWRPEARALLARRRPRGADEHPPVLLHAFEGPGTLEYESDRAQFLGRGRHPRTPAALDPGVKLSGGVGNVLDPVLALRRTFTLAPGASASFELALLIGDSTAEALAMRDALLASGNPARSRVAAHEAEVARRQRAGVSDAEANAFHALACAMLYGDPALRAPRAAWSRSPASAATLAEIGLEGTAPLVMVDADAPAGANSLATLLRARRYWKSLGLETRLLVLATDSAVIEAAGGVPSNDELVTWSPAALGESQRRVAATCAALHVTGDLPAPAAHAIATRSTTACVASLTASEAPRAGPRADPRNTSGEGAAASALAHFNGIGGFSPAGDYVMRLQHVPGRGLALPPMPWTNVMATPDFGCVVSETGAGVTWSRNSREHRLTPWSNDPQRDPHSEALYLRDDASGHFWSPQPGPAPAPADYEVTHAPGASTWTLTWDGLEHRTAVFVAPHHPARVSRFEVTNQSGRARRLSLFSCTRLVLGGLPGEPGLELDYDSSCEALIARRTLAGTFGDGLTFAALIAAPGSVLRHHDDRASFLGAAGRPERPHVVAAGQGLGDRTPEEFASRQPMEPAALLQSSFELAPDATVICSVVLGESTDRDTLVRTLAALRAPGAIDEQLEEARAAWQRRFEGLQIRTPEPVIDQMVNRWLPYQNLSCRIWGRSAFYQSGGAFGFRDQLQDSSGFVWLEPALARAQIVLNAAHQFIEGDVLHWWHPPTDRGMRTRFADDLLWLPYLASAYVNATGDAGVLDELTPFVSARALEAGEQEAFLQAQTTDITASVYEHAARAIDRSLALGAHQLPLFGCGDWNDGMNRVGHDGRGESVWMAFFLHATIAGFAPHADQRGEPERAARWRAHQKQLEQALEQAGWDGAWYRRGYYDDGTPLGSHASDECRIDALAQAWSVLSSAVPRERAEQAMRSVEEHLVSERDGIIRLLAPPFENTPHDPGYIKGYVKGVRENGGQYTHAALWVVRAMAELGWNHLAARRLAMLSPIHQARDAAAVARYQVEPYVVAADVYGSEPHVGRGGWTWYTGSAGWMYRVAIESVLGMTLEHGEFLRLAPCIPDEWPEANIDWQVPGTHSRYRIRYRNPNRRARAVTAATLDGAPLAIDRGAVRVPLERAPGSHEVVVTLG from the coding sequence GTGCCCGCGGGGCGCCCTGCGCCGCTCGGCACTCTGCTCTCGAACGGGCGCCTGAGATCGCTGCTGACGCGGCGCGGAACCGGTAGTACCGCGCGCGGCGAAGTGGCGCTGACGCGCTGGGTTCCGGATGCGCTCGAGGATCTTCATGGCGTGGCGATTCACCTGCGCGACCTGGATCGGGGTCGACACTGGGTCGTGAGCGGTTGTGGCGTGCCCGACGACGACGAGGCACGCGATGCGTTCGAGTCACCGGGATCCTTGACGCTGACGCATTCTGCCGACGGGCTCGACACCCATCAGACGTGCTGGGTCGATCGCGATCGCGACGCCGAGCTGCGCACGCTCGTGATTCGCAATTCGAGTGAAGCGCAACGCTCGCTCGAGTTGACCACCTGCATCGAAGTGGTGCTGCAGTCGGCGACCGCCGACGCATCGCATCCGGTTTACTCGAAGCTGTTCGTACAGACCGAGTGGCGGCCCGAGGCACGCGCGCTGCTGGCACGCCGCCGTCCGCGCGGAGCCGACGAGCATCCCCCGGTGCTGCTGCACGCGTTCGAAGGTCCCGGCACGCTCGAGTACGAGAGCGACCGCGCGCAGTTCCTCGGGCGGGGCCGCCACCCGCGCACTCCGGCGGCACTCGATCCCGGCGTGAAGCTGAGCGGTGGCGTCGGAAACGTGCTCGACCCCGTGCTGGCGCTGCGCCGCACGTTCACGCTGGCACCCGGGGCGTCCGCGAGCTTCGAGCTGGCGCTCTTGATCGGCGATTCCACTGCCGAAGCACTCGCCATGCGCGACGCGCTGCTGGCGTCTGGCAATCCGGCGCGCTCGCGCGTCGCGGCTCACGAGGCCGAGGTCGCGCGTCGCCAGCGCGCCGGCGTCTCCGATGCCGAAGCGAACGCCTTCCATGCACTCGCCTGCGCGATGCTCTACGGCGATCCCGCCTTGCGCGCTCCGCGCGCTGCGTGGTCTCGGTCCCCCGCCTCCGCCGCGACGCTCGCGGAGATCGGGCTCGAGGGCACGGCGCCGCTCGTGATGGTGGACGCGGATGCGCCGGCCGGCGCGAACTCGCTGGCGACGCTGCTGCGCGCCCGGCGCTACTGGAAATCGCTCGGACTCGAGACCCGGCTGCTCGTGCTCGCCACTGACTCCGCGGTGATCGAAGCCGCAGGCGGCGTGCCCTCGAACGACGAGCTCGTGACCTGGTCACCCGCGGCCCTCGGCGAATCGCAGCGCCGTGTCGCGGCAACCTGCGCGGCGCTTCATGTGACGGGCGATCTGCCCGCGCCGGCCGCGCACGCGATCGCCACTCGGTCGACCACCGCTTGCGTCGCGAGCCTGACGGCTTCGGAGGCGCCACGCGCCGGGCCCCGCGCCGACCCCCGAAACACGTCGGGCGAGGGCGCCGCGGCGTCCGCGCTCGCGCACTTCAACGGTATCGGCGGCTTTTCACCCGCCGGCGACTATGTGATGCGGCTGCAGCATGTCCCGGGACGTGGCCTCGCGTTGCCGCCGATGCCGTGGACCAATGTGATGGCGACGCCGGACTTCGGTTGCGTGGTCAGCGAGACCGGTGCAGGAGTGACTTGGAGCCGCAACAGCCGCGAGCATCGGCTCACCCCCTGGTCGAATGATCCGCAGCGCGATCCGCACTCCGAGGCGCTCTACCTTCGCGACGACGCGAGCGGTCACTTCTGGTCTCCGCAGCCGGGACCTGCGCCTGCGCCCGCCGACTACGAGGTGACGCACGCCCCCGGCGCCAGCACCTGGACGCTGACGTGGGATGGCCTCGAGCACCGCACCGCGGTATTCGTCGCACCGCATCATCCGGCGCGCGTCTCCCGCTTCGAGGTGACGAATCAGAGCGGTCGAGCGCGGCGGCTGTCGCTGTTCTCGTGCACCCGGCTGGTGCTCGGCGGACTGCCGGGCGAGCCGGGCCTCGAGCTCGACTACGACTCCTCCTGCGAGGCGCTGATCGCACGTCGCACGCTCGCGGGCACGTTCGGGGACGGACTGACGTTCGCTGCGTTGATCGCCGCACCGGGAAGCGTGCTTCGCCACCACGACGATCGCGCGAGCTTCCTGGGTGCCGCGGGGCGGCCGGAACGTCCGCACGTCGTGGCGGCGGGTCAAGGGCTCGGCGATCGAACTCCCGAGGAATTCGCGTCACGGCAGCCGATGGAGCCTGCGGCACTGCTCCAGTCGAGCTTCGAGCTGGCACCGGATGCCACCGTCATCTGCTCGGTGGTGCTCGGCGAGAGCACCGATCGTGACACGCTCGTGCGCACTCTCGCCGCCCTGCGCGCACCGGGCGCCATCGATGAGCAACTCGAGGAGGCGCGCGCGGCGTGGCAGCGACGCTTCGAGGGGCTGCAGATTCGCACTCCCGAACCCGTGATCGACCAGATGGTGAATCGCTGGTTGCCCTACCAGAACCTGAGTTGCCGCATCTGGGGACGCTCCGCGTTCTACCAGTCGGGCGGCGCGTTCGGATTTCGAGATCAGCTGCAGGACTCCTCGGGGTTCGTGTGGCTCGAGCCGGCGCTGGCGCGCGCTCAGATCGTGCTGAACGCGGCGCACCAGTTCATCGAGGGCGACGTGCTCCACTGGTGGCATCCGCCGACCGATCGCGGCATGCGCACCCGGTTCGCAGACGACCTGTTGTGGCTGCCGTATCTCGCGAGCGCCTACGTGAACGCGACCGGCGATGCAGGCGTGCTCGACGAACTCACGCCGTTCGTGAGCGCACGCGCACTCGAAGCCGGCGAGCAGGAGGCGTTCCTGCAAGCGCAGACCACCGACATCACCGCGAGCGTCTACGAACACGCCGCCCGCGCGATCGATCGGTCGCTTGCTCTGGGTGCGCACCAGCTGCCGCTGTTCGGCTGCGGCGACTGGAACGACGGCATGAATCGCGTCGGCCACGACGGCCGCGGCGAGAGCGTGTGGATGGCGTTCTTCCTGCACGCGACGATTGCCGGGTTCGCGCCGCATGCCGATCAGCGCGGCGAGCCGGAGCGCGCCGCGCGCTGGCGCGCGCATCAGAAGCAGCTCGAACAGGCGCTCGAGCAGGCCGGCTGGGACGGCGCCTGGTATCGCCGCGGCTACTACGACGACGGCACGCCGCTGGGCTCGCATGCGAGCGACGAGTGTCGCATCGATGCGCTCGCGCAAGCCTGGTCGGTGCTCTCGAGTGCCGTCCCTCGCGAGCGCGCCGAGCAGGCCATGCGCTCGGTCGAAGAGCATCTGGTCTCGGAGCGCGACGGCATCATCCGCCTGCTCGCGCCCCCGTTCGAAAACACGCCCCACGATCCGGGCTACATCAAGGGCTACGTGAAGGGCGTGCGCGAGAACGGCGGCCAGTACACGCACGCCGCGCTGTGGGTGGTGCGCGCCATGGCCGAGCTGGGATGGAATCACCTCGCCGCGCGTCGCCTCGCGATGTTGAGCCCGATCCATCAGGCGCGCGACGCGGCGGCCGTTGCGCGCTATCAGGTCGAGCCGTACGTGGTCGCGGCCGATGTGTACGGCTCCGAACCGCACGTCGGGCGCGGCGGCTGGACCTGGTACACCGGATCGGCGGGCTGGATGTATCGCGTCGCGATCGAATCGGTGCTCGGCATGACGCTCGAGCATGGCGAGTTCCTGCGCCTGGCGCCCTGCATTCCCGACGAGTGGCCGGAGGCGAACATCGATTGGCAGGTGCCCGGCACCCACTCGCGGTATCGCATCCGCTATCGGAATCCCAATCGCCGCGCGCGCGCCGTGACCGCCGCGACGCTCGACGGCGCGCCGCTCGCGATCGACCGCGGTGCCGTGCGGGTTCCACTCGAGCGCGCCCCGGGCAGCCACGAGGTCGTGGTCACGCTGGGCTGA
- a CDS encoding beta-glucosidase produces the protein MSTSDDVRFPDGFLWGAATSAYQIEGSPLADGAGPSIWHRFAHTPGRVLNGDTGDIACDHYRRWPADIELMKSLGLTSYRLSISWSRVMPDGRGVLNPAGVAFYDRLIDALLAAGIRPMVTLYHWDLPAALDDQGGWLNRDIVGWFADYATAMYGAFDDRVALWCTLNEPWVVVDAGYLFGVNAPGHANVYEAPIASHHLLLAHAEAVRAYRAVGRHQVGLVVNLEPKDAASDSAADRAAVVRADAYMNRQYLDPVFLGRYPSEMGEIFGDAWPRHDTADLARIQEPFDFLGVNYYTRKVTRHDPARAPVFESGVPVAEELRMTTGWEVHPPSFGRILRWVRERYGAIPIYVTENGGAFADPARATDGRIEDPRRVDYYRSHLAQVRQVIREGVDVRGYYAWSLLDNFEWASGYSIRMGLAHVDYETQQRTVKASGEFYREVIRTRGAALEDRTPLTPTQR, from the coding sequence GTGTCGACGAGCGACGACGTCCGGTTTCCGGACGGCTTCTTGTGGGGTGCGGCAACCTCGGCGTACCAGATCGAGGGCTCGCCACTGGCCGATGGCGCGGGTCCCAGCATCTGGCATCGCTTCGCGCACACGCCGGGGCGGGTGCTGAATGGCGACACCGGCGACATCGCATGTGATCACTACCGCCGATGGCCGGCCGACATCGAGCTGATGAAGTCGCTCGGACTCACCAGCTATCGTCTCAGTATTTCGTGGTCGCGAGTGATGCCTGACGGACGCGGCGTTCTGAATCCGGCCGGTGTCGCTTTCTACGACCGCCTCATCGATGCGCTGCTCGCGGCCGGCATTCGCCCGATGGTGACGCTCTATCACTGGGACCTGCCCGCGGCGCTCGACGATCAGGGCGGGTGGCTCAATCGCGACATCGTCGGGTGGTTCGCGGACTACGCGACCGCGATGTACGGCGCGTTCGACGATCGGGTCGCGCTGTGGTGCACACTGAACGAGCCGTGGGTCGTGGTGGATGCCGGGTATCTGTTCGGCGTGAATGCGCCGGGGCACGCGAATGTGTACGAGGCTCCGATCGCGTCGCATCACCTGCTGCTCGCACATGCGGAGGCGGTGCGAGCCTACCGGGCGGTGGGGCGACATCAGGTCGGGTTGGTGGTGAACCTCGAGCCCAAGGATGCCGCGAGCGACTCCGCGGCCGATCGCGCGGCGGTGGTGCGCGCCGACGCCTACATGAACCGCCAATACCTCGACCCCGTCTTTCTCGGCCGCTATCCGAGTGAAATGGGCGAGATCTTCGGCGATGCGTGGCCTCGGCACGACACGGCCGATCTGGCGCGCATCCAGGAACCGTTCGACTTCCTGGGCGTCAACTACTACACGCGCAAGGTGACCCGGCACGATCCGGCCCGGGCTCCGGTGTTCGAGTCCGGTGTGCCGGTGGCGGAGGAGTTGCGCATGACGACCGGCTGGGAGGTCCATCCGCCGAGCTTCGGTCGTATTCTGCGGTGGGTGCGGGAACGTTACGGCGCGATTCCGATCTACGTCACCGAGAACGGCGGCGCATTCGCCGATCCCGCGCGCGCGACCGACGGACGCATCGAGGATCCGCGCCGCGTCGACTACTACCGCTCGCACCTCGCGCAGGTTCGCCAGGTGATTCGCGAGGGCGTCGACGTGCGCGGTTACTACGCGTGGTCGCTGCTCGACAACTTCGAGTGGGCGAGCGGCTACTCGATTCGCATGGGCCTTGCGCATGTGGACTACGAGACCCAGCAGCGCACCGTCAAGGCGAGCGGCGAATTCTATCGGGAAGTAATCCGGACTCGCGGCGCCGCGCTCGAAGACCGCACGCCGCTCACTCCCACTCAGCGATAG